A single Montipora foliosa isolate CH-2021 chromosome 7, ASM3666993v2, whole genome shotgun sequence DNA region contains:
- the LOC138011064 gene encoding uncharacterized protein DDB_G0290587-like, with translation MPDPNAAFMPQPIRRQNVASTQLTSPTYQAFLPCTSTSASSHTAQMNQPPSNTATPTNTILSNTVHPIMPTNTATPPNTATAVHPTVQTQRAPPSTATPVHPTTPAQRALPNTTTPVHPTVLTQCTPPSTATPVHPTMPSDTATPPHQIMPAQCTDKTPAKRKQATTGKALQSKRACNPRRGIHLQNVMGDSSNDEDSEESDEDWNSMSHESSTSSSSCCKEQKLENEALRKRPGKVHRRLNIALKAKTVGEVIKNRPAAGILDAALAEEYKLVEVMEGTGVYWYSHQRAYCSAFKSWQCYINAAIDMFFAKDTLAASCVMGNERKSKTGAAHQPLNPVIIQALIGQVCAKFATDGPTPSQIVQKVNMKCVEARRPPRNRARQE, from the exons ATGCCAGATCCAAATGCTGCCTTCATGCCTCAACCTATCCGTCGACAAAATGTTGCTTCTACTCAACTGACTTCACCAACCTACCAAGCCTTTCTGCCTTGCACATCTACTTCAGCATCATCACATACAGCTCAAATGAACCAACCTCCATCTAATACAGCAACACCAACCAATACAATACTGTCCAACACAGTTCATCCAATCATGCCAACTAATACAGCAACACCACCTAATACAGCAACAGCAGTTCACCCAACTGTGCAAACTCAACGTGCACCACCTAGCACAGCAACACCAGTTCATCCAACCACACCAGCTCAACGTGCACTGCCTAATACAACAACACCAGTTCACCCAACTGTGCTAACTCAATGCACACCACCTAGCACAGCAACACCAGTTCATCCAACCATGCCATCTGATACAGCAACACCACCTCATCAAATCATGCCAGCTCAATGCACAGATAAAACTCCAGCTAAACGCAAGCAGGCAACAACAGGAAAAGCTCTACAGTCAAAGCGAGCCTGCAATCCAAGAAGGGGAATTCATCTCCAGAATGTCATGGGTGACAGCAGCAATGATGAGGACTCTGAGGAATCAGATGAAGATTGGAATAGCATGAGTCATGAAAGTTCCACCTCTAGTTCCAGTTGCTGCAAAGAGCagaaacttgaaaatgaagcCTTGAGAAAGCGACCGGGAAAAGTCCATAGGAGACTTAATATTGCAT TAAAGGCAAAGACAGTTGGAGAAGTTATAAAGAATAGACCAGCAGCTGGCATTTTGGATGCAGCACTAGCTGAAGAGTACAAA CTGGTAGAAGTAATGGAGGGCACAGGAGTGTACTGGTACTCTCACCAGAGAGCATATTGCTCTGCTTTCAAGAGTTGGCAGTGCTACATTAATGCAGCAATCGATATGTTTTTTGCTAAAGATACCCTTGCTGCCTCATGTGTCAtgggaaatgaaagaaagagcAAGACTGGAGCTGCCCATCAACCACTGAATCCAGTTATCATTCAGGCTCTTATTG GTCAAGTTTGTGCCAAATTTGCAACAGATGGACCAACACCGAGCCAGATTGTGCAAAAAGTAAACATGAAGTGCGTGGAGGCAAGGAGGCCACCCAGGAATCGTGCAAGACAAGAAtag